The Paenibacillus macerans genome includes a window with the following:
- a CDS encoding superoxide dismutase, translated as MAHELPALPYPANALEPYIDEQTMNIHHDRHHNTYVTNLNAALESAPALQNKSVEELISDLGSVPENIRTAVRNNGGGHANHSLFWTVIGPGGGGAPSGAVASAIDSDLGGFDKFKEEFTKAATTRFGSGWAWLVVGKDGKLAVTSTPNQDNPLSEGQTPILGLDVWEHAYYLKYQNKRPDYIAAFWNIINWDEVNRRYEAAKK; from the coding sequence ATGGCCCATGAATTGCCTGCTTTGCCCTATCCGGCAAACGCGCTTGAACCTTACATCGATGAGCAGACGATGAACATTCACCATGATCGTCACCACAATACCTACGTGACCAATCTGAACGCCGCGCTGGAAAGCGCCCCGGCACTGCAGAACAAAAGCGTGGAAGAGCTCATTTCCGACCTCGGCAGCGTTCCCGAAAATATCCGCACGGCCGTGCGCAACAACGGCGGCGGCCACGCCAACCACAGCTTGTTCTGGACCGTGATCGGCCCCGGCGGCGGCGGAGCTCCAAGCGGCGCGGTCGCTTCCGCCATCGACAGCGACCTTGGAGGGTTCGACAAATTCAAAGAGGAGTTTACAAAAGCGGCGACGACCCGTTTCGGCAGCGGCTGGGCCTGGCTGGTCGTCGGCAAGGACGGCAAACTGGCCGTAACGAGCACGCCAAACCAGGACAACCCGCTCTCCGAGGGGCAGACGCCCATTCTTGGCCTGGACGTCTGGGAGCACGCCTACTATTTGAAATATCAAAACAAACGCCCGGATTACATCGCGGCATTTTGGAACATCATCAACTGGGACGAAGTTAACCGCCGTTACGAAGCCGCCAAGAAATAA
- the rnhA gene encoding ribonuclease HI, with product MKEITIYTDGACSGNPGPGGWGAVLIFNGHRKDLSGGEKMTTNNRMEIQAVISALSQLKEPCRAKVYSDSAYVVNCFQQGWIRGWLKNGWKNSKNQPVENKDLWQELWRLMGIHQVEYVKVKGHSDNELNNHCDMLAREAIKRLSS from the coding sequence GTGAAGGAGATAACGATATATACCGACGGCGCCTGTTCCGGAAACCCGGGCCCTGGGGGATGGGGCGCTGTATTAATATTTAACGGGCATCGCAAGGATCTGTCCGGCGGCGAGAAAATGACCACAAACAACCGGATGGAAATCCAAGCGGTTATTTCGGCGCTCAGTCAACTGAAGGAGCCGTGCCGGGCCAAAGTATACAGCGATTCCGCCTATGTGGTGAACTGTTTTCAACAGGGTTGGATTCGCGGATGGCTTAAAAACGGTTGGAAAAACAGCAAAAACCAGCCGGTGGAAAACAAAGACCTGTGGCAGGAGCTGTGGCGGCTGATGGGCATCCATCAGGTCGAATACGTTAAGGTCAAAGGGCACAGCGACAATGAGCTCAACAATCATTGCGATATGTTGGCCCGGGAAGCGATCAAGCGGCTGTCTTCCTGA
- the mutY gene encoding A/G-specific adenine glycosylase, whose protein sequence is MQESRENKIFFSTELLDWYERSKRDLPWRRHRDPYYIWVSEIMLQQTRVDTVIPYFHRFIERFPTIQDLAEAPGEEVLKCWEGLGYYSRARNLQAAARQVVERHGGAVPDNKADVSALKGVGPYTAGAIMSIAFNRPEPAVDGNVMRVLSRYFLIDEDIMKTGTRTLMEDLAAELIPEGRAADFNQALMELGALVCTPKSPQCLICPVMARCAGRLAGAEERLPVKSKAKPPRPEYRLVALVEGGGALGGRVLVRRRPDTGLLARMWELPHIPADAVPGEGAGLPDGPAMDRLAAALAAAGMPARPGEAWMNAEHTFSHIHWNLRVFRFAAEDAAGQAENDEAENDVAVTGGTDGMTGSAEAAYGQAPYAGASVAAPNSVPYAGNADSAAQHQAAAGSAGLFAAETAAAYEAEANQAGEASASTGWAEQEAASPAGDGVKQAGFDLAADSAEYRWITKEDMGSLAFPNVFLRILNRYFKQV, encoded by the coding sequence CACCGCGATCCGTATTATATTTGGGTTTCGGAAATCATGCTGCAGCAGACGCGCGTGGATACGGTGATTCCGTATTTCCACCGGTTCATCGAGCGGTTTCCGACGATTCAGGACCTGGCGGAAGCCCCGGGGGAAGAGGTGCTGAAATGCTGGGAGGGGCTCGGGTATTATTCGCGGGCCCGCAACCTGCAGGCGGCCGCGCGCCAGGTGGTCGAGCGGCACGGCGGGGCTGTGCCGGACAACAAGGCCGACGTGTCCGCCTTGAAAGGGGTCGGCCCGTATACGGCGGGGGCGATCATGAGCATCGCCTTTAACCGGCCCGAGCCGGCCGTCGACGGGAACGTTATGCGGGTGCTGTCGCGGTATTTCCTGATCGATGAGGATATCATGAAAACCGGCACCCGCACGCTGATGGAGGACCTGGCGGCGGAGCTGATCCCCGAGGGCCGGGCCGCGGATTTTAATCAGGCGCTGATGGAGCTGGGGGCATTAGTCTGTACGCCCAAGTCGCCGCAATGCCTGATTTGCCCGGTCATGGCCCGCTGCGCCGGGCGGCTTGCGGGCGCGGAGGAGCGCCTGCCGGTGAAGAGCAAGGCGAAGCCGCCGCGGCCGGAATACCGGCTTGTCGCCCTCGTGGAGGGCGGCGGGGCGCTTGGGGGCCGCGTGCTCGTGCGCCGGCGGCCGGATACGGGGCTGCTCGCGCGGATGTGGGAGCTGCCCCATATCCCGGCCGACGCCGTGCCGGGCGAAGGCGCCGGGCTGCCGGACGGCCCGGCGATGGACCGGCTGGCGGCGGCGCTGGCCGCCGCGGGCATGCCGGCGCGGCCGGGGGAAGCGTGGATGAACGCGGAGCATACGTTCAGCCACATTCACTGGAACCTCCGCGTGTTCCGGTTCGCCGCGGAAGATGCCGCCGGCCAGGCCGAAAACGATGAGGCCGAAAACGACGTGGCCGTGACGGGCGGGACCGACGGTATGACCGGCAGCGCCGAGGCCGCATACGGCCAGGCTCCCTACGCCGGGGCCTCCGTTGCCGCTCCGAATTCCGTCCCGTACGCGGGAAATGCCGATTCGGCAGCGCAGCATCAGGCGGCAGCCGGTTCGGCCGGCTTATTCGCCGCCGAAACCGCCGCGGCTTATGAGGCGGAGGCGAATCAGGCCGGCGAAGCGAGCGCGTCTACGGGGTGGGCCGAGCAGGAGGCGGCATCGCCGGCCGGGGACGGGGTCAAGCAAGCGGGCTTCGATCTGGCCGCGGACTCCGCGGAATACCGCTGGATCACCAAGGAAGATATGGGAAGTCTGGCGTTTCCGAACGTTTTTTTGCGGATATTAAACCGGTATTTTAAACAAGTATAG
- a CDS encoding HD-GYP domain-containing protein → MRFISIEDIEPGQYLGKTVYSANGTVLLSAGIQLTVFMINTLKRIGVTMLYIKDADYDDVEVEDVISESTKQAVFHEMVETQEAIRSGKEWSTKKINSSVDSLLTDVLNNKEVLLQLTDIRTADNAAYLHAVNVCLISSMIGLNMGLGYSQLKDLAIGALLHDIGKSVPLPEGAAEDDPKHHHTWRGYEMLKQKREFNLLIAHAALQHHERLNGTGIPRGLAGDEIHLFPRIIAVANMYDNLISGGGEGGSQRGLLPHEACEQLMACSEHELDHDVLVEFTRIVSVYPNGTAVRLSTKETGVVVSQHRGLPGRPVIRIARGAGDELDVKEVDLATETTLFIETVLA, encoded by the coding sequence ATGCGTTTCATCAGTATTGAAGATATCGAGCCAGGGCAATACTTGGGAAAAACGGTTTATTCCGCAAACGGCACCGTGCTATTGTCGGCGGGGATTCAGCTGACCGTATTTATGATCAATACGCTTAAGCGGATCGGCGTTACGATGCTGTACATCAAAGATGCCGATTACGATGATGTCGAAGTCGAAGATGTGATCAGCGAATCGACCAAACAGGCGGTATTTCACGAAATGGTGGAAACGCAGGAAGCGATCCGGTCGGGGAAGGAATGGAGCACGAAAAAGATCAACTCCAGCGTGGATTCATTGCTGACGGACGTGCTGAACAACAAGGAAGTGCTTCTGCAGCTGACCGATATTCGCACGGCGGACAACGCGGCTTATCTGCATGCGGTTAACGTTTGCCTGATCTCGTCCATGATCGGCCTGAACATGGGACTGGGCTATTCCCAGTTAAAGGATCTGGCGATCGGAGCGCTGCTGCACGATATCGGCAAATCCGTTCCTCTGCCGGAAGGCGCGGCGGAGGACGATCCGAAGCATCATCACACGTGGCGGGGATATGAAATGCTGAAGCAAAAACGCGAATTTAATCTGCTCATCGCCCATGCGGCGCTTCAGCATCATGAACGCCTTAACGGCACCGGGATTCCCCGCGGCCTGGCAGGGGATGAAATTCACCTGTTTCCCCGCATTATCGCCGTTGCGAATATGTACGACAATCTGATCAGCGGCGGCGGTGAAGGCGGATCGCAGCGCGGCCTGTTGCCGCACGAGGCCTGCGAGCAGCTGATGGCCTGTTCGGAGCATGAGTTGGATCACGACGTGCTGGTGGAGTTCACCCGCATCGTATCCGTGTACCCGAACGGCACGGCGGTAAGGTTGTCGACGAAGGAAACCGGCGTGGTCGTCAGCCAGCACCGGGGCCTGCCGGGCCGCCCGGTCATCCGCATCGCGCGCGGCGCCGGGGATGAACTGGACGTGAAGGAAGTGGATCTGGCAACGGAAACAACGCTGTTTATCGAAACGGTTCTGGCTTGA
- a CDS encoding family 16 glycosylhydrolase, whose protein sequence is MKNFALLPKICSGLGVCLIGCSLLLAVPAADGFVEPLNAFNGNMFYASDGWENGEDFGVGWRANNIEFNNGVMALRLDKSGCPSRCTGKQYASGEYATIGEDYGYGRVEARMKVAKGEGLVTSLFTYYDLNPDPDTEENDEIDIEILGKDPTKLETNYYTAGDGDHSTVIDLGFDASLDFHDYAFEWSPASIKWYVDGKLVHTEDGSRGPLPSHPGSIMVNFWAGAGDAAKTWTGKFIYPGSPVRAYYDWIKYTPAE, encoded by the coding sequence ATGAAAAACTTTGCGCTTTTGCCTAAAATTTGCAGCGGTTTGGGAGTCTGTCTGATAGGCTGCAGCCTGCTGCTGGCGGTCCCGGCGGCGGACGGGTTTGTGGAGCCGCTGAACGCTTTTAACGGGAACATGTTTTATGCTTCGGACGGCTGGGAGAACGGAGAGGATTTCGGAGTAGGGTGGCGGGCGAACAATATAGAATTCAACAATGGAGTCATGGCCCTTCGACTGGACAAGTCGGGGTGTCCAAGCCGATGCACCGGCAAGCAGTACGCCTCCGGCGAATATGCGACCATTGGGGAAGACTACGGCTACGGGCGTGTGGAGGCGCGAATGAAGGTAGCGAAAGGCGAGGGACTGGTCACTTCACTGTTCACTTATTATGACCTCAATCCGGATCCGGACACGGAAGAGAATGACGAAATTGATATTGAGATTCTCGGAAAAGATCCGACGAAACTGGAGACCAACTATTATACGGCCGGAGACGGGGATCACAGCACGGTCATTGATCTTGGCTTCGATGCATCGCTGGACTTCCATGACTATGCTTTTGAATGGTCGCCGGCCTCGATCAAATGGTATGTCGACGGCAAGCTGGTGCATACCGAGGACGGTTCCCGCGGACCACTGCCGAGCCATCCGGGCAGCATTATGGTCAACTTCTGGGCGGGCGCGGGCGATGCCGCCAAAACTTGGACGGGGAAATTCATTTATCCCGGGTCCCCGGTTCGGGCGTACTATGACTGGATCAAGTATACCCCGGCGGAATAG
- a CDS encoding YneF family protein, with amino-acid sequence MDIVIPIITLVVGLVGGFLIGVFYLRRQMTKMQNDPEMLQKVAKQMGYNLNSKQMQRAQQMMKNQGQVPGGARPRKKK; translated from the coding sequence ATGGATATCGTAATTCCAATTATTACGCTTGTCGTCGGATTGGTCGGCGGTTTTCTGATCGGTGTTTTTTATTTGCGGCGGCAGATGACAAAAATGCAAAACGATCCGGAAATGCTGCAAAAAGTGGCGAAACAGATGGGTTATAATCTGAACAGCAAGCAGATGCAGCGCGCGCAGCAAATGATGAAAAACCAGGGCCAGGTTCCCGGAGGGGCGCGGCCGCGAAAGAAAAAATAA
- a CDS encoding GNAT family N-acetyltransferase, translating into MLIRSFQLSDVNQVMDLLQVSLSEACYEDTKQAFARQLAWDSELILVAEAEEEIQGVLIGTIDQHTGCIYRMAVHPDYRRRGVGRSLVSAMEQRFQQRNVRRIMVAGDEHNKAIMPLYEAMGYGASKFLEAFQKLGIAAARSLSGSN; encoded by the coding sequence ATGCTTATTCGTTCCTTTCAGTTGAGTGATGTGAATCAAGTGATGGATCTTTTGCAGGTATCCTTGTCCGAGGCTTGCTACGAGGACACCAAACAAGCTTTTGCCAGACAATTGGCCTGGGATTCCGAACTGATTCTAGTTGCGGAAGCGGAGGAAGAAATTCAGGGGGTCCTGATCGGAACGATCGATCAGCATACCGGGTGTATTTACCGGATGGCCGTTCACCCGGATTATCGCCGGCGCGGCGTAGGCAGAAGCCTCGTTTCCGCGATGGAACAACGTTTTCAGCAGCGCAATGTCCGCCGGATCATGGTGGCCGGAGACGAGCATAACAAAGCGATTATGCCGCTGTACGAAGCGATGGGCTACGGCGCAAGCAAATTTTTAGAGGCGTTCCAGAAGCTTGGCATCGCTGCTGCGCGTTCTTTATCGGGGTCTAATTGA